In Nymphaea colorata isolate Beijing-Zhang1983 chromosome 13, ASM883128v2, whole genome shotgun sequence, one DNA window encodes the following:
- the LOC116266705 gene encoding uncharacterized protein LOC116266705 produces MDYRYVFQVLRKLWINVNSPTFSVIGSGRFLVRVSSEEELREVVYRKWVVGGRLLITNHWKPGIELRQNEKEDIPLWIHLPQLPVLFRNSYSFKAIARGMGASFIRADECTMHRDKLGFARVCMDVPLDFRTVPKIIIEAKGNRTSQQVLYESRVHYCCVCGTTSHYEGACKNKGKAETSGAEEQVWSKVLVIKKQRDGMQKNDSGRRDTQGNRFASLGSQLENDAGNGKQTDPGLRT; encoded by the coding sequence ATGGACTACAGGTATGTTTTCCAGGTCCTGCGTAAGCTTTGGATTAATGTAAACAGTCCAACATTTTCTGTTATTGGGAGTGGGAGATTCTTGGTGCGGGTGAGTTCTGAGGAAGAGCTCAGAGAGGTAGTGTACAGAAAATGGGTAGTTGGGGGTCGGCTTCTGATTACCAATCATTGGAAGCCAGGTATAGAATTACGCCagaatgaaaaggaagatatcCCTTTGTGGATTCATCTTCCTCAACTTCCAGTTTTGTTTAGGAATTCGTATAGCTTTAAAGCTATTGCTAGGGGGATGGGTGCCTCCTTCATTAGAGCAGATGAATGCACGATGCACAGGGACAAACTAGGTTTCGCTCGGGTGTGCATGGATGTTCCGCTTGATTTCAGAACGGTGCCCAAAATCATCATTGAAGCCAAGGGAAACAGGacatctcaacaagtgttatatgaatctagGGTTCATTACTGCTGTGTTTGTGGCACTACTTCACATTACGAGGGTGCATGTAAGAATAAGGGTAAAGCAGAAACGTCAGGGGCTGAGGAGCAAGTTTGGAGTAAAGTTCTGGTcattaagaaacaaagagaTGGGATGCAGAAAAATGACTCTGGCAGAAGGGACACACAAGGAAATAGATTTGCCTCACTTGGGAGTCAGCTTGAGAATGATGCAGGGAATGGTAAGCAGACTGACCCAGGTCTGAGAACTTAG